In a genomic window of Rhodoligotrophos appendicifer:
- the hutC gene encoding histidine utilization repressor — MSDLPGTSVPAPIYRRIKSHIADRIRRGAWPAGLKIPSENQLVAELHVSRMTINRALRELTDEGYLSRVQGVGTFVRGNPGRASLIELRNVAEEIRDRGHEHRAILEAKDSVRATADLVERFEMPRPAPLFRVLIVHCEDELPLQIEEFWCNPRAAPRFLEQDFASESPSEYLIRTAPVDEVEHVVRAVLPDVTQQRQLIVHQDEPCLLVERRIWSQGLVASCTNLLSPGSRHELRTRIANTPTGRPSTSTERNHQV; from the coding sequence ATGAGCGACCTGCCCGGAACCAGCGTGCCGGCGCCAATCTACCGGCGCATCAAGAGCCATATCGCGGACAGGATCCGCAGGGGCGCGTGGCCGGCAGGACTGAAGATCCCGTCCGAGAACCAACTGGTCGCCGAGCTCCATGTCAGCCGCATGACCATAAACCGCGCCTTACGCGAGCTGACAGATGAAGGCTATCTCTCGCGCGTGCAAGGGGTCGGGACCTTCGTGCGAGGCAATCCGGGCCGGGCCAGCCTGATCGAATTGCGCAACGTGGCAGAGGAAATCCGCGACCGCGGACACGAGCACAGGGCGATCCTGGAGGCCAAGGACAGCGTGCGTGCCACCGCAGACCTCGTCGAGCGCTTCGAGATGCCCCGTCCGGCACCGTTATTCCGGGTGCTGATCGTTCATTGCGAGGACGAGCTGCCGTTGCAGATCGAGGAGTTCTGGTGCAATCCGCGCGCCGCCCCCCGGTTTCTCGAGCAGGATTTCGCCTCAGAGTCCCCGAGCGAATATCTCATTCGGACCGCGCCGGTCGATGAGGTCGAGCATGTGGTTCGGGCGGTGCTTCCGGACGTGACCCAGCAACGGCAGCTGATCGTGCATCAAGACGAGCCGTGCCTGTTGGTGGAGCGACGGATCTGGTCGCAGGGGCTCGTCGCGTCGTGCACCAACCTGCTCTCTCCCGGCAGCCGACACGAGTTGCGGACGCGCATCGCGAACACACCGACCGGACGGCCGTCGACCTCCACCGAACGCAACCACCAAGTCTAG
- a CDS encoding BA14K family protein produces the protein MSIAARVKSASLVVAVLGAFVTVGTGEAAAQSAQCDRYARDYANQYTNPAGNVLGGAVAGAIGGAALGGILGGGKGAGRGAAIGAGVGAVGGAANQGGQWNQYYYAAYNDCMAQNVRAPAPQPVYRGGGYEPWSREWYQYCQQRYRSFNPQTGYFNAGGGRYKFCQ, from the coding sequence ATGAGCATTGCAGCAAGGGTGAAGAGCGCGTCGTTGGTTGTGGCCGTGCTCGGCGCATTCGTCACCGTGGGGACAGGGGAAGCTGCGGCGCAGAGCGCGCAGTGCGACCGCTATGCCCGCGATTATGCCAATCAATACACCAATCCGGCCGGAAACGTCCTGGGCGGCGCGGTCGCCGGGGCCATCGGCGGTGCAGCGCTGGGCGGGATCCTGGGCGGCGGCAAGGGAGCCGGACGCGGCGCGGCGATCGGAGCAGGCGTCGGTGCCGTGGGCGGGGCGGCCAATCAGGGCGGCCAGTGGAACCAGTATTACTATGCCGCCTATAATGACTGCATGGCTCAGAATGTCCGGGCGCCGGCTCCGCAGCCGGTGTATCGCGGCGGCGGATATGAGCCATGGTCGCGGGAATGGTATCAGTATTGCCAGCAGCGCTACCGCTCGTTCAACCCGCAGACCGGCTATTTCAACGCGGGTGGCGGTCGCTACAAGTTCTGCCAGTAA
- a CDS encoding SDR family NAD(P)-dependent oxidoreductase, whose translation MGGSRDVDPLRFLEGKTAWVTGGANGPGRIAAIALAKAGADIAIGTLLDLHHHWTPADLRRASTDDLDNVLDAIAITGSRGIGGHLDIRSEESVERFRSHVNGEVGPADILVNAARVSFPPQRPDHRVDEWQLVLDEYLNGTLRMIRSCIPVMSERRWGRIIGIPSLVNESVVDEAAVRSLQGGLQSLTRGIAVEATPLGIGCFTISLDQSTPDTLGELVASLCQASAMPLSGEEVTLSAA comes from the coding sequence ATGGGTGGGTCGCGGGATGTTGATCCGCTACGCTTTCTTGAAGGCAAGACCGCATGGGTCACCGGCGGTGCGAACGGTCCCGGCCGCATCGCCGCCATTGCTCTGGCCAAGGCGGGCGCCGACATCGCCATCGGCACGCTTCTCGATCTGCATCACCACTGGACCCCGGCCGACCTGCGGCGGGCCAGCACCGACGACCTCGACAATGTCCTCGACGCCATCGCCATCACCGGCTCCCGAGGAATAGGCGGCCACCTCGACATCCGCTCCGAGGAATCCGTTGAGCGCTTCCGCAGCCACGTGAATGGGGAAGTCGGCCCCGCCGACATTCTCGTCAACGCCGCACGGGTGTCGTTCCCGCCGCAGCGCCCGGATCATCGTGTCGATGAATGGCAGCTTGTGTTGGATGAGTATCTGAACGGCACCCTGCGCATGATCCGCAGCTGTATTCCCGTCATGTCCGAGCGTCGCTGGGGCCGCATCATCGGCATCCCGTCGCTCGTCAACGAAAGCGTCGTCGACGAAGCTGCGGTGCGCTCGCTTCAAGGGGGCCTTCAGTCGCTCACCCGCGGCATAGCCGTCGAGGCGACACCCCTTGGCATCGGCTGCTTCACCATCAGCCTGGACCAGTCGACCCCGGACACCCTCGGCGAACTCGTCGCCAGCCTCTGCCAGGCCTCGGCCATGCCGTTGAGCGGCGAGGAGGTTACCCTCTCCGCCGCCTGA
- a CDS encoding histone deacetylase family protein, whose amino-acid sequence MKIIYSEDHRCHFPQGELSGGELVTPFERPSRVEFVLARLKMRGFSDISGPGAYDASAVARIHDADYIEFLQTAYAEWVAAGFRGEVIANAWPARRMQWRRPDFIDGKAGYYALAGETAITAGTWQAVQSSAAVALTAQKLVQGSRDAAFALCRPPGHHAPRDMYGGYCFLNNAAIAAQAFLDRGAQRIAILDVDFHHGNGTQDIFYDRGDVLFLSLHGEPKQAYPYFLGYEDERGSGEGEGFNVNYALPRGTEYAQWSAALENACGRIEAYGPDALIISLGVDTFKKDPISFFKLESEDFTRYGARIAALKRPTLFVMEGGYAIDEIGINTVNVLEGFLG is encoded by the coding sequence ATGAAAATCATCTATTCCGAGGACCACCGCTGCCATTTCCCACAGGGAGAACTTTCGGGAGGGGAACTGGTGACACCCTTCGAGCGGCCATCGCGCGTGGAGTTCGTGCTGGCGCGGCTCAAGATGCGGGGATTTTCGGATATCTCGGGCCCGGGCGCCTATGATGCAAGCGCGGTCGCTCGCATACATGATGCGGACTACATCGAGTTTCTGCAGACGGCCTATGCGGAATGGGTGGCCGCCGGATTTCGCGGAGAGGTGATCGCGAATGCCTGGCCAGCGCGGCGAATGCAGTGGCGCCGGCCGGATTTCATCGACGGCAAGGCCGGCTATTATGCGCTGGCAGGCGAGACGGCGATCACAGCGGGGACATGGCAGGCGGTCCAATCCAGTGCAGCCGTCGCGCTCACCGCGCAGAAACTGGTGCAAGGCAGCAGGGATGCAGCCTTCGCCCTGTGCCGGCCGCCGGGCCATCATGCGCCCCGGGACATGTATGGCGGCTATTGCTTCCTCAACAATGCGGCGATCGCAGCGCAGGCCTTCCTGGACCGAGGAGCCCAGCGGATCGCGATCCTGGACGTCGACTTCCATCACGGCAACGGAACGCAGGACATCTTCTATGACCGGGGAGACGTTCTGTTCCTCTCCCTGCATGGTGAGCCGAAGCAGGCCTATCCCTACTTCCTCGGCTATGAGGATGAGCGCGGGTCCGGCGAGGGTGAGGGGTTCAACGTGAATTACGCGTTGCCGCGCGGGACCGAGTACGCCCAGTGGTCCGCGGCGCTGGAGAATGCCTGCGGACGCATCGAGGCCTATGGGCCGGACGCGTTGATCATTTCCCTCGGGGTGGACACCTTCAAAAAAGATCCGATCAGCTTCTTCAAACTGGAATCGGAGGACTTCACCCGCTACGGGGCCCGGATCGCAGCCCTGAAACGGCCGACTTTGTTCGTCATGGAAGGCGGCTACGCGATCGACGAGATCGGCATCAACACGGTCAACGTGCTGGAAGGATTCTTGGGATGA
- a CDS encoding pyridoxine 5'-phosphate synthase has product MATNLSVNLNKIALLRNQRDLPYPSVTGMARICIDAGAHGITIHPRPDERHITRLDVDDLAAFLPEFPEIEFNIEGYPSEDFLELVERIRPHQVTLVPDAPDQRTSDHGWDIPDHRAFLSDVIGRLQTHGSRVSLFIDADPAMASEAASVGTDRVELYTGPYHFAFMKGEDILPDYRAAALAAHAAGIGVNAGHDLNLDNLARFLAAVPHVQEVSIGHAITADALVMGMSNAVGAYLTLLRA; this is encoded by the coding sequence AGATCGCTCTGCTGAGAAACCAGCGCGATCTGCCTTATCCGAGCGTGACGGGCATGGCCCGCATCTGCATCGATGCCGGGGCTCACGGCATTACCATCCATCCCCGTCCGGACGAACGTCATATCACCCGCCTCGACGTCGATGATCTCGCAGCTTTTCTGCCTGAATTCCCCGAAATCGAGTTCAATATCGAGGGCTACCCCTCGGAAGATTTCCTCGAGCTTGTCGAGCGCATTCGCCCCCATCAGGTCACGCTTGTGCCGGATGCGCCCGATCAGCGGACTTCCGATCATGGCTGGGATATACCGGACCATCGGGCTTTCCTGTCCGACGTGATCGGGCGCCTGCAGACCCATGGATCCCGGGTGTCCCTCTTCATCGACGCCGATCCCGCCATGGCGTCGGAGGCGGCGTCTGTCGGGACGGACCGTGTTGAGCTCTACACCGGTCCCTATCACTTCGCCTTCATGAAGGGCGAGGACATCCTTCCCGACTATCGCGCCGCCGCCCTTGCCGCCCACGCGGCCGGCATAGGTGTGAACGCTGGCCATGATCTCAATCTCGACAACCTGGCCCGCTTCCTGGCCGCGGTGCCTCATGTGCAGGAGGTCTCCATCGGCCACGCCATCACCGCCGACGCTCTGGTCATGGGGATGTCCAACGCTGTCGGCGCCTACCTCACTCTGCTGCGCGCCTGA
- the copM gene encoding CopM family metallochaperone, translating to MRTGFIAVLIVTAGLISPAAAQTDTTHQHGTTAGSEAEQAFREAMTKMHQDMDIKPSGTVDVDFVRGMIAHHQGAIDMARVELQYGTDPELKALAAAIITAQRAEIDWMKAWLKKNGG from the coding sequence ATGAGGACGGGGTTCATAGCGGTTCTGATCGTTACAGCAGGGCTGATCTCGCCGGCTGCTGCGCAGACGGATACGACCCATCAGCATGGCACCACTGCCGGGAGCGAGGCGGAGCAAGCCTTTCGCGAGGCGATGACGAAGATGCACCAGGACATGGACATCAAGCCAAGCGGTACTGTCGATGTGGATTTCGTCCGTGGGATGATCGCCCACCATCAGGGTGCCATCGACATGGCGCGCGTGGAGCTGCAATACGGCACCGATCCCGAGCTGAAGGCGCTGGCTGCGGCCATCATCACCGCGCAGAGGGCCGAGATCGACTGGATGAAGGCGTGGCTGAAGAAGAATGGCGGATGA
- a CDS encoding aromatic ring-hydroxylating oxygenase subunit alpha: MNAFSGAPDFGAKRELAFGLPAWTYRSKELLDLEYKRLILTSWQFACHVNQLRAQGDYVVLDLLRDSVIVMRDRKNELRAFQNVCRHRGARLLEGTGRCKATIVCPYHGWSYGLDGRLAGVPSRESFPGLQKEDYGLNEVDLEVFHGLVFVRIAGDGPSVKEMFGPYSDLLEPYRIEDMVPVGDIYSETWAANWKVGVDNNLESYHVPIGHPGYHRMLDNDLMGFINEHGVAGAKSTLRARPSSNWVERMYQELAPDAFMHLPEEVRSTWMFFTMPPNLGIDIYPDSIDVLQILPRTAETSQVHMPVFVRPGGGREERILQYLNGRINMQVTHEDRELSERVQLGLSAHGYTPGPLSAIESCILDFHDRIRKAIPATMLEEEPAAGTLAAVDAELQAESGTLAA, translated from the coding sequence ATGAACGCGTTCTCAGGAGCCCCGGATTTCGGTGCGAAGCGGGAATTGGCCTTTGGTTTGCCCGCTTGGACCTATCGCAGCAAGGAGCTGCTGGATCTCGAATATAAGCGCCTGATCCTCACCTCCTGGCAGTTTGCCTGCCACGTCAACCAGCTGCGCGCCCAGGGCGACTATGTCGTCCTCGATCTTTTGCGCGACAGTGTCATCGTCATGCGCGACCGCAAGAATGAGTTGCGCGCCTTCCAGAATGTTTGCCGCCACCGGGGCGCACGCCTCCTCGAAGGGACCGGTCGCTGCAAGGCGACGATTGTCTGCCCCTATCACGGCTGGTCCTATGGCTTGGACGGCAGGCTCGCCGGCGTCCCCTCGCGTGAGAGCTTCCCCGGCCTCCAGAAGGAGGATTACGGCCTGAACGAAGTCGACCTCGAAGTCTTCCATGGCCTCGTCTTCGTCCGCATCGCCGGCGATGGTCCCAGCGTGAAGGAGATGTTCGGCCCCTATTCCGATCTCCTCGAGCCCTATCGCATCGAGGACATGGTGCCGGTCGGTGACATCTATTCCGAGACCTGGGCCGCCAACTGGAAAGTCGGCGTCGACAACAATCTGGAAAGCTATCACGTGCCGATCGGCCACCCCGGCTACCACCGGATGCTGGACAACGACCTGATGGGCTTCATAAACGAGCACGGCGTAGCCGGCGCCAAGAGCACCCTGCGGGCCCGACCCTCCTCGAACTGGGTGGAGCGCATGTATCAGGAACTCGCCCCCGATGCCTTCATGCATCTCCCCGAGGAGGTGCGCAGCACCTGGATGTTCTTCACGATGCCGCCGAACCTGGGCATCGACATCTATCCCGATTCCATCGACGTCCTTCAGATCCTGCCGCGCACCGCTGAGACGAGCCAGGTCCACATGCCGGTCTTCGTCCGCCCCGGAGGCGGCCGCGAGGAGCGCATCCTTCAATATCTGAACGGCCGCATCAACATGCAGGTCACCCATGAGGATCGCGAGCTGAGCGAGCGCGTCCAGCTCGGCCTCTCCGCCCACGGCTATACGCCGGGTCCCCTGTCGGCCATCGAATCCTGCATCCTCGACTTCCACGACCGCATCCGCAAGGCGATCCCCGCCACCATGCTGGAAGAGGAGCCGGCAGCCGGAACCCTGGCGGCTGTCGACGCCGAGCTGCAAGCCGAATCGGGCACCCTCGCCGCCTGA